DNA sequence from the Nocardioides jiangxiensis genome:
CCACCACCAGGGGAGTGCGACACCGAGGCCGAGGCCGACCAGCAGCAGCAGGAGGCTCCCGCCGCCGAGCATGAGGCCGACGAGGCCGGCCAGCATGGCGATCACGCCGTGCAGCAGCAGCCACTCGGCCGGCTTGAGCGCCGAGCCGCCGGCCTCGAGCCGCTGCTCGATGCGGGCCTCCAGTCCCTTGTTGCGGTGGAGCATGGAGGCGGCTGCCTCCTTGGCCTGGTCGAGGTTGAAGGCGGACTCGCTCTTCGCCTGCACCTTGTGCAGCACCGCGCCGGGGCCGTAGGCGGCGATCCGCTGCTCGACGCTGCGCAGCCCGCGGTCGCCGCCGGCCATCGACAGGACGCCGGCCAGCAGGACCGCGATGCCGAGGCCGAACGCCGCCAGGCCGCCGTAGAGCACGCCCGGCGGGAGCTGGAGCGCGTGGGTCGCCTCCTTGAGCTGGTACGCCGCCTTCGTGGGCGTCACGCCGCGGTCCCGCACGACGGCGTACGTCGTCGCGTGCAGCGTGCTGCCGCCGGAGACCGGGAGCGCCACCGCGACGTCGGCCTCCGTGGCCGTCACCGACGCGGGGACCTTCACGGTGACCTGCACCTGGCGGGCGAGCACGGCCGCCTCGGCGGCGAACGCCTTCCCCACGGCGGCGGCGTCGGCCGGCACGAGCTGTCCCTTGCCCGCGTGCGTGAGTGCACGGAGGGCGCCCAGGTCGCTCGCGGACTGGTCGAGGGCGACCGCGTCGAGCGAGACCTTCGCCGCGGAGACGGCGGAGGTGACCGAGGAGAGCGTGGTCCGGTTGGTGTTCCTGCCGTCGGAGAGGAGCAGGACGGTGCGCTGGCCCTCCGTGCCGAGCTGCTTCACGGCGGCCTTGATGCCGTCGTAGAGCACCGTGCCGTGGGCCAGCTCGAGGCCGTCGACGGCCCGGTTCGCGGCTGCGCGGTCGGTGGTCGGGGCGAGCAGGGCGTGGACGGAACGGTCGAAGGTCACGATGCCCACCGCGACGTCGGCGGGCACCGACGCGAGGTAGCTCTTCGCGGCCGCCCGTGCCGCCGCGAAGCGTGCGCCCTTCATCGACTCGCTGGTGTCCATCGCGAGCACCGTCGTACGCCGGATGGTCACGGCCGATGCCGACCCGGCGAGGCTGGCCTCGGTGTCGGCTGCCGCGCCGTCGACCGTGACGCTGACGCCGGGGAGGTCGATGTGCGCGCCGGCCGGGACGGAGACCAGCAGGTCCAGCGTGCCGTCGTGCGCCTCGATGTGGCTGACCGTCGCCGGGGCGTCGGCCGCCCGGGCCTGCCCCGGGGCCAGCACGGCGCAGCACGCGAGCGTGGCCAGCAGCACGCGCCTCATGCCACACCGTCCCGGGCGAAGACGAGCGGGTCGACCCGCACGTTGGCGTGCTCCATCTTCTCGAGGAACTTGGGGCGGAGTCCGGTCGAGCGGAGGCCGCCGAGGCTCTTGCCGTCGGCGTCGAAGCCGCGCGAGTGGTCGTAGACGAAGATGTCCTGGAGGGTGATGATGTCGCCCTCCATGCGCTCCACCTCGGTCACGTGGGTGATCCGGCGGGAGCCGTCCCGCAGGCGGGCCTGGTGGACGATCACGTCGACCGCCGAGGCGACCTGCTCGCGGATGGCGCGGATCGGCAGGTCCATGCCGGCCATCAGCACCAGCGTCTCCATGCGGGCGAGCGTGTCGCGCGGGCCGTTGGAGTGCAGGGTGGTGATCGAGCCGTCGTGGCCGGTGTTCATCGCCTGCAGCATGTCGAGCGCGGAGGCGTCGCGGACCTCGCCGACGACGATCCGGTCGGGACGCATGCGGAGGCTGTTCTTGACCAGGTCGCGGATCGTGATCGCGCCCTTGCCCTCGATGTTCGGCGGGCGGGACTCCAGGCGGACGACGTGCTCCTGCTTGAGCTGCAGCTCGGCGGCGTCCTCGATGGTGACGATGCGCTCGTCGTTGGGGATGAAGCTGGAGAGCACGTTGAGCGTCGTGGTCTTCCCGGCGCCGGTGGAGCCCGAGACGATGATGTTGAGCTTGCCGCGGACGCAGGCCTCGAGGAAGTCCGCCGTGCGCTGCGAGAGCGACCCGAAGCTGATCAGGTCCTGCACCGTGAACGGGTCGGTCGCGAACTTGCGGATCGTCAGCGCGGAGCCGTCGATGGCCAGCGGCGGGATGACGGCGTTGACACGCGACCCGTCGGGGAGACGGGCGTCCACCATGGGGGAGGACTCGTCCACGCGGCGGCCGATGCGCGACACGATCTTGTCGATGATGCGGCGCAGGTGCTGGTCGTCGTCGAACTGGACCGGGGTCTTGGTGAGCTTGCCCGCGCGCTCGACGAAGACCATCTGCGGTCCGTTGACCATGACCTCGGTGACCTCCGGGTCGGCCAGCAGCGCCTCGATCGGCCCGTAGCCGAGGATGTCGTCGGTGATCTCCTTGGTCACCTGGGCACGGTCGGCCGTCGACAGCGGACGGTCCTGCGCCGCGAGGACGTCCTTGAGCGTCGCACGGACCTTGGCGCCCAGCTCCTCCGACGGGACGTCGGCCTCGTAGAGCTGCGGTCCGAGCTGCTTGAGCATCTCGGAGTGCACCGCGGCCTTCAGCTCGGCGAACTTGTCCGCACCGCCGACGGCGGCACGGCGGGTGGCGAGGTTCGCGACCTCCGCACCCGGCGTCTCCTCGGGCGCCCGGCGGTGCGACGGCGCCACGGGGGCCGGCGGCAGCGGCGGCTGGACCGCTGCAGCCGGCACGACCGGCACGATCGGCGCCGGCTGCACGGCCGGCGCAGGCGGGGCGAGGGGCGCGGGCGGGGCCGCGTCGACGACGGGCACGGTCTCGACGGCGTCGGCTGCGGGCAGGCCCGCATCGATCGTCTCCACCTCGGGGACACCCGCGACCGCGGCAGCGGCGGCGGCAGCGGCTGCCTCGGCGGCCGCGGCGTCCTGGGCCGCCCTCAGGCGATCGGCGAGACTCATGCGCCGGCCCTCCTCAGTCGCAGCTTGCGGACCCGGCCAGCGCCGTCGGAGCCCTCGCCGACGACCGGGTGGTCGGTGTCGCCCGCAGCGAGCGCCATGTGCCCGGCGAGCTGGCGGAAGGCCCGGCTCGCGGCGTGGTCGGGGCTCGAGAGGACGATCGGCTTGCCGGCGTTCGTCGCCGCGGCGATGTCCGTCGAGGACGGGATCGGCGTGGTGACCGGCAGGCCGAGGATCGCCTCGACCTTGTCGTTGTCGAGGCCGACGGCGTCGTCCGCGCGGTTGAGGACGAGGTGCCGGTGGCCCTGCGCGATGTTGAGCAGGTCGAGCGTCTCGAGCGCCACCTTGACGTTCTTCAGGGTCGGCACGTCGAGCGTCGCGATGACGATGCACTCGTCGGTCTCGTCGAGCGCCTGCAGCGTCTGCTCGTCGAAGTTCGGCGCGGTGTCGACCACGACGTAGTCGAACTGCTGGCGCAGCGTGCGGAGCATCCGCGAGACGAGGCGGGCGGTGACCCGGTCGCGGCCGTCGGGCAGGTTCGGCGCCGCCAGCACCATGAGGGACTCCTCGTGACGCGTCAGCAGCGACGCGACGAGGGCGGGGTCGATGCCGTCCTCGGAGCCGATCGCCTCCTCGATGGTGTGCGTCGGGAAGAGCTGCATCGTGATCGCGACGTCGCCGAAGGCGAGGTCGAGGTCGACCAGGCAGACCTTGCGCGAGCCTCCGTCGGCGAGGGCCAGCGCGAGGTTGACGGACGTCGTGGTCTTCCCGACGCCGCCCTTGGGGGCGAAGACGGTGATCAGCGAGCCGTGCGGGCCCGAAGCGCTCTGGCCGCTGAAGGCCTCCCAGAGCTGGTGGGCACGGGCGGCCGCGGCGCGGATGCCGTCGGCGTCCGCGGTGCGTACGACGTCGCGGCAGCCGGCCTGCATGGCGCGGTACAGGACGTCGGTGTCGACCTCGTGGCGGACCAGCACGACGCTGGTCGTGGGACGGGTCAGCCGGAGGCTCTCGCAGGTGGCGATCGCCTCGGTGAGGTCCAGGCCGGGCCCGAGCACGACGACGTACTCGTCGGTGCGGTGCAGGAGCCAGGCGTTCAGCGGGACGGTGCCGTCGACGGCGTGGGTGCCGGGCGGAAGTGCCCGGGCCAGTGCCTCGACGGTGCCCGCGTCGGTTTCGACGATGACGGGCATGACGGCCTCAGCTCGTGAGGTTCTTCTCGGTGACCCGGGGGGTCGTCGAGAGGTCGGTGGTGTCGGTGATCAGCGCGAGCGACAGGGTCCCGAAGTTGGTGCCCCACATGAGCTGCTCCGCCTGCTTCTGCGTGACGGCCAGCGTGACGAGGGTCTGCGGCACCGCGTCCGTGGTGGACTCGCCGTCCTTGGTGGTCTTCGTCTTCGTGACCGTCGAGGTGTCGCCGACGCCGAGGACGGTGACCTTCTGCAGCAGCGTGTTCGCGTAGTAGGTGTCGGCCTTCTGGTCGTCGACCGCGACCATGACGGCGACCTGCGAGCCGGGCCGGACGAAGCCGGCGAGGCGCTGCGGGTCGGTCAGGTTGACCGTCACCGCCATCTTGCCCTTGGGGATCGCGATCACCTTCGAGGTGACGTCGACGGCACTGGAGCCGCCCCACTTGGCGGAGATGATCTGCTCGCCGGCGTAGACGGTGGTCAGCGCGACCTCACCGTCGAGCGCGGAGAGGTCAGTCTGTGCCCCGGAGAGCACGACGTTGGCGGGAACCGCCTTCTTCTCGAACTTGCCGGCCTGCGATGCGGCAGCGAACGTCTCGCCCGGCGCGATGTCCTGCGTCGCGACGAGGACGTTGACAGTCTCGTACTGCGCCTGTGCGCGGCCGTCAGCGCCGCGTACGTAGAGCCAGACGAGCATGGTTCCCAGCGCGGCGATGACCGCTGCCAGGACAAGCAGGATCTTCCTACGGTCCATGACACCCTCGATGAAATAGGTGACCATGACCGGACGACTCGGTTTCCCTCCCAGAACCGTCCCGTCAGCAACTCCCTCCCGAGTTGCATGCATCACAATGCCTCATCTGGAGAGGTTCGGTGACCATCCGACCGACATATGACCCATTTGGACTAGGACTTTGGTCCCGCCGGATGGCATCAGCGCCCGTACAGGGCGGCGACGTCGCGCCGGAACTCGCGCATCACGACGGTGCGCTTGAGCTTCAGTGACGGCGTCAGCTGGCCGCCCTCCTCGGTCCAGTCCTCGGGGAGGATCGTGAACTTCCGGATCGCCTCGGCCTGGCTCACCGCGCTGTTGGTGGCGTCGACGGCGCGCTGCACCTCCGCGCGCAGGTCGGGGTCGTCGACCAGCGATGCGATGCTGCCCGACCTGCCGGTGCTCTCGGCCCACTGGGCGAAGGCGTCGGCGTCGATGGTGACGAGGGCGCCGATGAACGGCTCGCCGTCGCCGACCACCATGCACTGGCTGACGATCGGGTGCGACCGGAGCCGGTTCTCCAGGATCGCGGGGGCGACGTTCTTGCCCCCGGCGGTGACCAGCAGCTCCTTCTTGCGGCCCGTGATCCGGACGAAGCCCTCGTCGTCGACCTCGCCGACGTCGCCGGTGTGGAACCAGCCGCCCTCGCTCGCCGGCTCGAGCACCTCGGAGCTGGCCTCGGCGTTGTGCCAGTAGCCACGGAAGACCTGGGGGCCGCGGAAGAGCAGCTCGCCGTCGTCGGCGACCCTGACCGCCGTCCCGGGCAGCGGGCGACCGACCGAGCCGACCTTCTGCGCTGACGTCGAGTTCACGGTGAGCGCGCCGGAGGTCTCGGTGAGGCCGTAGGCCTCGAGCACCGGGATCCCGATGCCGCGGTAGAAGTGGCCCAGCCGCTCGCCGAGCGGTGCCCCGGCGGAGAAGGCCCACGTGCAGCGGCCCCCGAGCCGCTCGTGGATCCGCCCGTAGACGAGGCGGGCGAAGAGCGCGTGCTGCGCGCGCAGGCGGACCGGCACCCGGCCGTGGGTGTCCTGGGCGCGCGACCAGGCGATCGCGGTCTCGACGGCCCGGTCGAAGATCCGGCCCTTGCCGTCGGCGGCCGCCTGCTGGGAGGCGGCGTTGAAGAGCTTCTCGAAGATCCGTGGCACCCCGAAGACGAACGACGGCTCCAGCTCGCCGAGGTACGTCGCGAGCCCGCGGATGTCGGAGGAGTGGGCGATCTTCACCCGCGCGCGCATGCAGCCCAGCTGCACGACGCGGGCGAAGACGTGGGCGAGGGGGAGGAAGAGGAGCGTGGTGCCGGCGTCCTCGGCGAAGATGTCGGGGAGCTCGTGGGTGGCCAGCGTGATCTCGCTCATCAGCGAGCCGTGGGTGAGCATGCAGCCCTTCGGTCGGCCGGTGGTGCCCGAGGTGTAGACCAGCGTCGCGAGGTCGCCGGGCCCGGCCTGCGTGCGACGCTCCTCGAGGTCGGCGTCGGTCACACCGGCACCCTTCGCGGCGAGGTCGGCGAGCGCGCCGTCGTCGATGACCAGGACCTGTGCCGTGGACCCGGTGGCCGCCACGCGCTCCGCGTGCGCGGCGTGCTCCACGAGGACGACGGTGGCCCCGGAGTCCTCGAGGATCCACGTGAGCTGGTCGACGGAGGAGGTCTCGTAGACGGGGACGCTGACGCCGCCGGCGAACCAGATGGCGTAGTCGAGGACGGTCCACTCCCAGCGCGTGCGCGCGAGGATCGCCACCCGGTCACCGGGCTGGACGCCGGTCGCGACCAGTCCCTTCGCGGTCGCCGTGACCTCGGCCCGGAAGGCGGCCGCGGAGACCTCGGTCCAGGCCCCGGCGCCGTCGCGGCGGACCACGACGGCGGTCTCGCCGTGCGCGGTGGCATTGACGACGACGTCGTCGGTCAGGTTGCCGAGGTCGCCCGCCTGGGGAAGCGCAGGCGCCGGGGGAGTCGAGAACTCGCGCACGGGCGGCACGTTACCGGCGTCCGGCGTACCGCGGGTATCCGGTACGGTTGCCGGACCCGCCAGCCCCACGGAGGTTGTCCTGATGGCCGAACAGACCACGTCGTCGATCGTCGTCGACGCGTCGCCGGGCGAGGTCATGGCGGTCATCGCCGACTTCGCGGCGTACCCCGTCTGGGCCAAGGGCGTGATGGCCGCCGAGGTGGTCGCGGGCGAGCCCGGGCAGCGTGCCGAGAAGGTGCACTTCGAGCTCGACGTGCCGCCGATCCGCGACGCGTACACGCTGGCCTACACCTGGCACGACCTCGAGGTCTCCTGGACGCTCGCCGAGGGCCGCATGCTGCACCGTCTCGACGGCTCCTACGTGCTGAAGCCCGTCGAGGAGGGCACCGAGGTGACCTACAGCCTCACCGCGGAGCTCGCGATCCCGATGATCGGCATGATCAAGCGCAAGGGCGAGAAGATCCTCATCGACACCGCGCTCAAGGGGCTCAAGAAGCGCGTCGAGTCGCTCTGACACGGGGTCCTGGAGCAGTGCGCATCCTGCTGTTCACCGGCAAGGGCGGCGTGGGCAAGTCCACGACGGCCTCCTCGACCGCGGTCGCCTCGGCTGCGTCCGGACGCCGCACGCTGATCCTGTCCACCGATGCCGCGCACTCCCTGGCCGACGCCTTCGGGTGCGCGATCGGCCCGACCCCGACGCGTGTCGCCGAGAACCTCTACGTCGAGCAGGTGGACGCCCAGCGCCTCTTCGAGGAGTCCTGGGCCGACATCCAGCGCTACCTGCTCTCCGTGCTCGACGCGGCCGGCGTCGACCCGGTGGCAGCCGAGGAGCTCACGGTCATCCCGGGCGCCGAGGAGGTGCTGGCGCTGCTGCAGCTGCGGCGCCACGTGCTCTCCGGCGACTGGGAGACGGTCGTCGTCGACTGCGCCCCCACCGCGGAGACGCTGCGGCTGCTCGCGCTGCCCGAGGCCCTCGCCTGGTACATGGAGCGGGTCTTCCCGGTCGGTCGCAAGGCGATCAAGGCGTTCCGTCCGCTGCTCACCAAGGCCGTCGGCGTCCCGCTGCCGGAGGACAACACGTTCGACGCGATGGAGCGGCTGCACGCCGAGCTCGACGAGGTCCGCCAGATCCTGTCGGGCCCCGAGGCCAGCGTGCGGATCGTGATGACGCCCGAGACGGTCGTGCTGGCAGAGGCACGGCGGTCCTTCACGACCCTCTCCCTCTTCGGCTACCGCGTCGACGGGGTGGTCGCCAACCGGATCTTCCCGGCGATCGGCCCCGACGAGGCGCCGGACGGCTGGCGAGCCGGCTGGGTGGATGCCCAGACGAAGGTGCTGGCCGAGACGGTGCAGTCCTTCGAGGGCCTCCAGCTGTGGCGTTCGGAGTACCACGCCGCCGAGCCGGTCGGGGTGGAGGCGCTGGGCGCGTTCGCCCGCGCGCTGTACGGCGACAGCGACCCGCTCGGCGTACCGACGGGGCCCGGGCCGCTCCAGGTGGCCCGCACGGAGACCGGTGCGGTGCTGCGGCTCGCCCTGCCGTTCGTCGAGCGCGGCGACGTCGACCTGGTCCGCCACGGCGACGAGCTGGTGCTGACCGTGGGCTCCTACCGTCGCCTCTTCACACTCCCGGCAGGCCTCGCCCGTTTGGACGTGAAGGGCGCGAGGGTCGACCATGGAGCGCTGCAGGTCCGTTTCGAGGAGAGGGGGCAGTGATGACCGACACCCACGGTGGTCAGCCGGAGGTCGGCTCCGTCGCCGAGGAGACCGCCAAGCTGCTCGGTGCCCTCTCGGGCTGGGCGAAGGAGCACGGCGCTGACGCCGGTGCGGGCCTCGGTGCCGGGCTCGGGGGCGCGTTCCACGAGGCCAGCGCCCACTTCGCGACCGGTGGCGACGACTGCAGGTACTGCCCGCTGTGCCGGGTGATCAACATCGTCCGCGAGAGCAGCCCCGAGGTGCGCACGCACCTCGCGATCGCCGCTGCCAGCGTCGCGCAGGCCGCCTCGGCGGTCCTCCAGGCCGCCGTTCCCGAGGAGGCCAAGGCCAGCGGCGGGCAGCACGCCCGGCGTGACCCGGTCGAGAAGATCGACCTCGAGGACGACGACTTCGGCCCCTTCGACGGTCCGTTCGGCTGATCCGGCCGGCTCGGCCACGGGTCACTGCACCAGGCGGACCCGGCGCAGGCCGCCGTCGCAGCCGGCGTCCCCGAGGCTGCACCCCGTCGCCTGGGTGGTTCCCGAGGCGAACAGCGTCCGGGAGACCAGCAGCAGGTAGTTCTTCTCGCTGTCGTCCGCCATCAGGGCTCCTGCGTCCGCGTTGGCCGGGGCGCACGCGCCGATCCCGCTGCTGTACCGCTTCTTGAGCTGCTTGCCGAAGTGGTAGCCGCAGACCGTCACGGCCACGACCCGCTGGACGGGGAAGACCGCGCTCGTGCCGGTCCCGGTGATCGTCGGGCCGCACGTCCCGGGAGCGCAGAAGACCGGCAGGCCCACCGTCGTGCCCGAGTCGATGAGCCCGGCCCAGGCGTTCTCGACCTGGCCGGCATCGGGCTGCCCCGGGTCGCCCGACAGGCACGCGTACGGCGGTGTGCTCGACGCGACGGGGCAGGCCGCGCGCAGACGGGCACCGAGCACCGTGCCGGTCAGGCCCTCCTGCCCGCTGACCGCGGTGATCGGGAGGGAGCAGCCGTTGCTGATCTCGTCGTAGAGCTGGGCCTGGCCGTTGCCGCCGTCGTCTGCGTTCTCCCCGGGGCAGTCGAGGGTCCACCAGTTGCCGGGGGTCGGCGGCAGGGGACAGCTCGCGGCGGAGGCGAGACCGTCGCCGGGGGCGTAGGTGCGCCAGACCGTGCCGGGAGCGGCCGATGCCGGCACGTCCGCACCGCAGATCCCGAGCGGACGCAGCCCGTCGCCTCCCGGTGCGACCTCGACCGCTGCGGTCGCGTGGGCGGAGGAGGTGAGTGTCTCGCCGGCACCAGCCAGCCGGCCCAGGTAGGTCGCGGTGTCGCCCTGCACGTCGAACCCGACCCGCACGGTGCCGTCGGCGCACCTGGCCGTGAACGTGCCGGTCGCCGTGGTGGTCAGCGCCGAGCGGTTGGCGGTGAGGTAGCGCTCGGCGGTCTGGCGCGCCGTGGCCTCGGGCACGGCCCCCAACAGGTCCGTGCAGCTGCGGCCGGCCGCGCCGGCGTACGTCGCCGCGGCGGCGAGGGCTCCGGCGTCCGCCGCGGTCTGGAGCGCCATCCGCGAGGTGTAGGCCATGCCGATGTCGACGCTGAAGGCCCCGACCACCAGCAGTGCCACACTCAGCAGGGCGGTCATGATCGCGATCGCGCCGCCCTCGTCGCGCTCGCGGCTCACGAGTACTCGCACCGGAACTCACCGTGCCCGCGGATCGTGTACGTCGACGGCACGCCCGGCACCGGTATCGGCACCAGCCACTGGTGCGTGTAGGTCAGGGTCACCGTCAGTGCCTGCCCCGGGACGGAGCCGGAGCACACCTCGCCGGAGGGACAGGGGGAGACCGTCGGGGTGACGGCGCTGCCGGTCATGCCGATCGAGGTCGCCGACGACTGTCCTGTGGCCTTGACCTGGGCACAGGTGAGGCCGGGCACCGCGCCCTGGCGCGCCGCTTCGCGGGCGGCGTTGTTGAGGGCGAGGGTCTGCCCGAAGAGGACCCCGAAGTCGATGAGGGCGAAGACGAGGGTGAGCAGCAGCGGCAGCACGAGCGCGAACTCGACTGCGGCGGCTCCCTCTTCCTCCCGACCGGCCATGACAACGAACGTAGGAGCCGGTGGCGCTGTGCGGGAGCGGTCCAGACCGGTTTGATCCGCTTGT
Encoded proteins:
- a CDS encoding SRPBCC family protein; the protein is MAEQTTSSIVVDASPGEVMAVIADFAAYPVWAKGVMAAEVVAGEPGQRAEKVHFELDVPPIRDAYTLAYTWHDLEVSWTLAEGRMLHRLDGSYVLKPVEEGTEVTYSLTAELAIPMIGMIKRKGEKILIDTALKGLKKRVESL
- a CDS encoding CpaF family protein; its protein translation is MSLADRLRAAQDAAAAEAAAAAAAAAVAGVPEVETIDAGLPAADAVETVPVVDAAPPAPLAPPAPAVQPAPIVPVVPAAAVQPPLPPAPVAPSHRRAPEETPGAEVANLATRRAAVGGADKFAELKAAVHSEMLKQLGPQLYEADVPSEELGAKVRATLKDVLAAQDRPLSTADRAQVTKEITDDILGYGPIEALLADPEVTEVMVNGPQMVFVERAGKLTKTPVQFDDDQHLRRIIDKIVSRIGRRVDESSPMVDARLPDGSRVNAVIPPLAIDGSALTIRKFATDPFTVQDLISFGSLSQRTADFLEACVRGKLNIIVSGSTGAGKTTTLNVLSSFIPNDERIVTIEDAAELQLKQEHVVRLESRPPNIEGKGAITIRDLVKNSLRMRPDRIVVGEVRDASALDMLQAMNTGHDGSITTLHSNGPRDTLARMETLVLMAGMDLPIRAIREQVASAVDVIVHQARLRDGSRRITHVTEVERMEGDIITLQDIFVYDHSRGFDADGKSLGGLRSTGLRPKFLEKMEHANVRVDPLVFARDGVA
- a CDS encoding type II secretion system F family protein gives rise to the protein MRRVLLATLACCAVLAPGQARAADAPATVSHIEAHDGTLDLLVSVPAGAHIDLPGVSVTVDGAAADTEASLAGSASAVTIRRTTVLAMDTSESMKGARFAAARAAAKSYLASVPADVAVGIVTFDRSVHALLAPTTDRAAANRAVDGLELAHGTVLYDGIKAAVKQLGTEGQRTVLLLSDGRNTNRTTLSSVTSAVSAAKVSLDAVALDQSASDLGALRALTHAGKGQLVPADAAAVGKAFAAEAAVLARQVQVTVKVPASVTATEADVAVALPVSGGSTLHATTYAVVRDRGVTPTKAAYQLKEATHALQLPPGVLYGGLAAFGLGIAVLLAGVLSMAGGDRGLRSVEQRIAAYGPGAVLHKVQAKSESAFNLDQAKEAAASMLHRNKGLEARIEQRLEAGGSALKPAEWLLLHGVIAMLAGLVGLMLGGGSLLLLLVGLGLGVALPWWWLGRKQKKRVQAFNSGLADTLQLIAGSLSAGMSLAQAIDAVVNEGNEPIAGEFKRVLIESRLGVPLEIALEGIAQRIESVDFAWVVMAIRIQREVGGNLAELLTTVAATLRERDYLRRQVQTLSAEGRLSAYILIALPIAMAAYLFLTRRSFLAPLYTTGLGYLMIAGCIVLLTLGWVTMSKIVKVEV
- a CDS encoding ArsA family ATPase; the protein is MRILLFTGKGGVGKSTTASSTAVASAASGRRTLILSTDAAHSLADAFGCAIGPTPTRVAENLYVEQVDAQRLFEESWADIQRYLLSVLDAAGVDPVAAEELTVIPGAEEVLALLQLRRHVLSGDWETVVVDCAPTAETLRLLALPEALAWYMERVFPVGRKAIKAFRPLLTKAVGVPLPEDNTFDAMERLHAELDEVRQILSGPEASVRIVMTPETVVLAEARRSFTTLSLFGYRVDGVVANRIFPAIGPDEAPDGWRAGWVDAQTKVLAETVQSFEGLQLWRSEYHAAEPVGVEALGAFARALYGDSDPLGVPTGPGPLQVARTETGAVLRLALPFVERGDVDLVRHGDELVLTVGSYRRLFTLPAGLARLDVKGARVDHGALQVRFEERGQ
- a CDS encoding AAA family ATPase, with amino-acid sequence MPVIVETDAGTVEALARALPPGTHAVDGTVPLNAWLLHRTDEYVVVLGPGLDLTEAIATCESLRLTRPTTSVVLVRHEVDTDVLYRAMQAGCRDVVRTADADGIRAAAARAHQLWEAFSGQSASGPHGSLITVFAPKGGVGKTTTSVNLALALADGGSRKVCLVDLDLAFGDVAITMQLFPTHTIEEAIGSEDGIDPALVASLLTRHEESLMVLAAPNLPDGRDRVTARLVSRMLRTLRQQFDYVVVDTAPNFDEQTLQALDETDECIVIATLDVPTLKNVKVALETLDLLNIAQGHRHLVLNRADDAVGLDNDKVEAILGLPVTTPIPSSTDIAAATNAGKPIVLSSPDHAASRAFRQLAGHMALAAGDTDHPVVGEGSDGAGRVRKLRLRRAGA
- a CDS encoding TadE/TadG family type IV pilus assembly protein, yielding MAGREEEGAAAVEFALVLPLLLTLVFALIDFGVLFGQTLALNNAAREAARQGAVPGLTCAQVKATGQSSATSIGMTGSAVTPTVSPCPSGEVCSGSVPGQALTVTLTYTHQWLVPIPVPGVPSTYTIRGHGEFRCEYS
- the cpaB gene encoding Flp pilus assembly protein CpaB gives rise to the protein MDRRKILLVLAAVIAALGTMLVWLYVRGADGRAQAQYETVNVLVATQDIAPGETFAAASQAGKFEKKAVPANVVLSGAQTDLSALDGEVALTTVYAGEQIISAKWGGSSAVDVTSKVIAIPKGKMAVTVNLTDPQRLAGFVRPGSQVAVMVAVDDQKADTYYANTLLQKVTVLGVGDTSTVTKTKTTKDGESTTDAVPQTLVTLAVTQKQAEQLMWGTNFGTLSLALITDTTDLSTTPRVTEKNLTS
- a CDS encoding AMP-dependent synthetase/ligase, giving the protein MREFSTPPAPALPQAGDLGNLTDDVVVNATAHGETAVVVRRDGAGAWTEVSAAAFRAEVTATAKGLVATGVQPGDRVAILARTRWEWTVLDYAIWFAGGVSVPVYETSSVDQLTWILEDSGATVVLVEHAAHAERVAATGSTAQVLVIDDGALADLAAKGAGVTDADLEERRTQAGPGDLATLVYTSGTTGRPKGCMLTHGSLMSEITLATHELPDIFAEDAGTTLLFLPLAHVFARVVQLGCMRARVKIAHSSDIRGLATYLGELEPSFVFGVPRIFEKLFNAASQQAAADGKGRIFDRAVETAIAWSRAQDTHGRVPVRLRAQHALFARLVYGRIHERLGGRCTWAFSAGAPLGERLGHFYRGIGIPVLEAYGLTETSGALTVNSTSAQKVGSVGRPLPGTAVRVADDGELLFRGPQVFRGYWHNAEASSEVLEPASEGGWFHTGDVGEVDDEGFVRITGRKKELLVTAGGKNVAPAILENRLRSHPIVSQCMVVGDGEPFIGALVTIDADAFAQWAESTGRSGSIASLVDDPDLRAEVQRAVDATNSAVSQAEAIRKFTILPEDWTEEGGQLTPSLKLKRTVVMREFRRDVAALYGR
- a CDS encoding pilus assembly protein TadG-related protein, whose product is MSRERDEGGAIAIMTALLSVALLVVGAFSVDIGMAYTSRMALQTAADAGALAAAATYAGAAGRSCTDLLGAVPEATARQTAERYLTANRSALTTTATGTFTARCADGTVRVGFDVQGDTATYLGRLAGAGETLTSSAHATAAVEVAPGGDGLRPLGICGADVPASAAPGTVWRTYAPGDGLASAASCPLPPTPGNWWTLDCPGENADDGGNGQAQLYDEISNGCSLPITAVSGQEGLTGTVLGARLRAACPVASSTPPYACLSGDPGQPDAGQVENAWAGLIDSGTTVGLPVFCAPGTCGPTITGTGTSAVFPVQRVVAVTVCGYHFGKQLKKRYSSGIGACAPANADAGALMADDSEKNYLLLVSRTLFASGTTQATGCSLGDAGCDGGLRRVRLVQ